A stretch of Plasmodium chabaudi chabaudi strain AS genome assembly, chromosome: 14 DNA encodes these proteins:
- a CDS encoding GPI mannosyltransferase 2, putative, with the protein MHEQTINSLRIKEENSKNERSIIKDILLITVIGIIVRIFCIVYTIIYSSLINNYKFNLDLLCYENEGSLWKYIKYFSYWDGEYFLKLSLNETEYKYEHNHAFFPALPILLRIIQKLLKRIFTDITNSCSTYVFLAIVANLFFFSIATIGIYLFPLIYFQHGERKEGEQDGNTKREGKESDDDSLDSTLRNTLSKDNCYYLCHVDSWEECKRFSFFLSLLYIFSVGNIHTISFYNESIFSCFSIWGFNFLKLSLNNYKFNFIFEILAVMFFFIASCFRSNGILFLIPLFFYNLYSCKFVRHCVKSWIVSVEESHNNKELVCGGNKIFSYFCTQRRIICFLLFWLKALCEALIVIFPLLIFQFYSYHLYCVKHDDLWVDQNKKFYFFLINFLKNPISYLNIGSYNNIQKINRPWCEKVIPFSYSYIQKKYWNVKFLKFIFDPDFKILYSAPIYFISYHSIIQFFKNNKFYPLKILVLYNPFFMAITHLFFLTTYIFLFAHNEIILRLILGCPVFYLHYAYLLKYSKKWNFLLFINLLYFFVGPPLFGTYIAWT; encoded by the exons ATGCATGAACAGACAATAAACAGTTTGAGaataaaagaagaaaattcgaaaaatgaaagaagtataataaaagatatattattaattacaGTCATAGGAATAATAGTaagaatattttgtatagtatatacaataatatatagtagtcttataaataattataagttTAATTTGGATTTATTATgttatgaaaatgaaggaagtttatggaaatatattaaatatttttcatattggGATggagaatattttttaaaattgtcaCTTAATGAAAcagaatataaatatgaacataATCATGCTTTCTTTCCAGCATTACCCATATTATTAagaattatacaaaaattattaaaacgAATATTTACAGATATTACAAACTCTTGTTCAacttatgtttttttagctATAGTtgcaaatttattttttttttctattgcTACTATTGGCATTTATTTGTTCCCactaatttattttcagcATGGGGAAAGAAAGGAGGGAGAGCAAGATGGTAATACAAAAAGGGAGGGGAAAGAGTCGGATGATGATTCATTAGATAGCACATTACGTAACACACTAAGTAAAGACAATTGCTATTATTTGTGCCATGTAGATAGCTGGGAAGAGTGTAAACgatttagtttttttttgtctttattatacatttttagtGTTGGGAATATACACACAATCTctttttataatgaaaGCATTTTTAGTTGCTTTTCAATATGGGggtttaattttttaaaattatcattaaataattataagttcaattttatttttgaaatattagcagtgatgtttttttttatagcttCTTGTTTTAGATCCAAtggcatattatttttaatacccctttttttttataatttatattcctGTAAATTTGTTAGACATTGTGTTAAGTCATGGATAGTGAGTGTAGAAGAGTcccataataataaagaactTGTGTGTGggggaaataaaatattttcttatttttgcACACAAAGAAGAATTATatgctttttattattttggttAAAAGCATTATGTGAAGCATTAATTGTAATATTCCcacttttaatttttcagttttattcatatcatttatattgtgTAAAGCATGATGATTTGTGGGTagatcaaaataaaaaattttatttttttttaataaattttttaaaaaatcctATCTCCTATTTGAATATAGGaagttataataatatacaaaaaataaacagaCCATGGTGTGAAAAAGTTATACCTTTTTCTTATAGTTATAtacagaaaaaatattggaatgtaaaatttttaaaatttatattcgaCCCAGATTTTAAGATATTGTATTCAGCacctatatattttatatcatatcATAGTAtaattcaattttttaaaaacaataaattttaCCCTCTCAAAATATTGGTTTTATATAACCCGTTTTTTATGGCCATAAcccatttgttttttttgacaACATACATATTCTTATTTGCTCACAACGAG ATTATACTGCGATTAATTTTAGGCTGTCCCGTTTTCTATTTGCactatgcatatttattaaaatattctaaGAAATggaattttcttttattcattaatttgttatatttttttgtgggTCCGCCATTATTTGGAACATATATAGCTTGGACCTaa
- a CDS encoding FK506-binding protein, putative: MENQENLEKIHLTDDGGVIKTILRKGDEGEENIPKKGNEVTVHYVGKLESDGSIFDSSRQRDVPFKFHLGNGEVIKGWDICVASMKKNEKCSVRLDSKYGYGKEGCGETIPGNSVLIFEIELLSFKEAKKNIYDYTDEEKIQAAFELKDEGNEFFKKNEINEAIAKYKEALDYFMHTDEWEDELLEKKQNIQIICNLNLSTCYNKNKDYPNAIEHASKVLKLDKNNVKGLYKLGVANMNFGFLEEAKLNLYKAASLNPKNLDIRNSYELCIAKLKEARKKDQITFGGMFDKGSLYEEKKTNPI, from the coding sequence atggaaaaccAAGAAAATCttgaaaaaattcatttaacAGACGATGGAGGAGtaattaaaacaatattaagAAAGGGAGATGAAGGCGAAGAAAATATAccaaaaaaaggaaatgaaGTTACAGTACATTATGTAGGAAAATTAGAAAGTGATGGTTCAATTTTTGATTCATCACGTCAAAGAGATGTTCCATTTAAATTTCATTTAGGAAATGGTGAAGTTATTAAAGGATGGGATATATGTGTAGCTtccatgaaaaaaaatgaaaaatgctCAGTCCGTTTGGATAGTAAATATGGATATGGAAAAGAAGGATGTGGAGAAACTATTCCAGGCAACAgtgttttaatttttgaaattgAACTATTAAGTTTTAAAGaagctaaaaaaaatatttatgattaTACAGATGaggaaaaaatacaagcagcatttgaattaaaagatgaaggaaatgaattttttaaaaaaaatgaaatcaATGAAGCCAttgcaaaatataaagaagcTCTTGACTATTTCATGCACACAGATGAATGGGAAGATGaattattagaaaaaaaacaaaatattcaaattatatgtaatttaaatttatctacttgttataacaaaaataaagattaCCCAAATGCTATTGAACATGCATCAAAAGTTCTCAAATTggacaaaaataatgtcaAAGGTTTATACAAATTAGGTGTTGCAAATATGAATTTTGGATTTCTAGAAGAAGccaaattaaatttatataaagctGCATCATTAAATCCTAAAAACTTAGATATTAGAAATAGTTATGAGCTATGTATAGCCAAATTAAAAGAAGCAAGAAAGAAAGACCAAATTACTTTCGGTGGAATGTTTGATAAAGGTAGCttatatgaagaaaaaaaaacaaaccCCATTTGa
- a CDS encoding serine/threonine protein kinase, putative gives MLKLKSICTTLIGGKIYNINGKTIKEDKLISEGAYSFVYLANDLNTNKTYTIKKTICQNKEKLEMAKKEINILKSLPPHKNIVQYFGSTIIDENNYKIVIMLMEYCEKGNLLNIYEKNKDKIKEFHIIKILKDIISGLNFLHTQEIPIIHRDIKLENILCDKNNVYKICDFCSHAVTNPFFPNDLKKNELNLLKYEIERDTTIYYRPPELIDLYSNGEISTKVDIWMVGCVLYLLLFGVHPFQGSISPKISRSNDENADINPSNNNSFLSILNGSFVIPYVAKYSKRIISILLMTLDKNPQVRISSSTLLLILENYGDLKSWFMHIPSDIKKLVNKIFEKINELNANNKNDELIEVSSDKTINIKIKSHRYKQNLNKNSKNGITPVGSASGGFLKYFTPVMFKKKTSDLILSENKNDNTNKIESDTKKEEEKVEDKTNDSTTSADNSNLDSNKNEKESAKLLSIESIPKEDSIVSLTNINDNSNVEKEEPLIKNLESIKNVDNEMNLFDLNDTINTNPNDDSKNGESTTINSEGEMNYENFNFAFNSGSFIDEKNIDLFEMGYNVNSSHLHKNNMSIPFFDTSFVADKKNNNTVHKQNQNFINETVLKDSLFSSDYSSLNNISDYFDKSNSNYNNNGFNNMSYFDDIKNDSTGFFHFDISNNKNEIKYSYDTNDIISDNPKNKNFIASDKNDKFSELLDEFQKISIK, from the coding sequence atgttaaaattaaagagTATTTGTACAACCCTTATAGGagggaaaatatataatatcaatGGAAAGACAATAAAGGAAGATAAGCTAATATCGGAGGGTGCATATTCATTTGTGTATTTAGCAAATGATTTAAATACAAACAAAAcatatacaataaaaaaaacaatatgtcaaaataaagaaaaattagaaatggcaaaaaaagaaataaatatattaaaaagctTACCAcctcataaaaatatagtacAATATTTTGGATCAACTATAatagatgaaaataattataaaatagttaTTATGTTAATGGAATATTGTGAAAAAGGTAATTTGCTAAACATATATGAAAAgaataaagataaaataaaagaatttcatattataaaaatattaaaagatataataagtggtttaaattttttacacaCACAAGAAATACCAATAATACATAGAGATATcaaattagaaaatattttatgtgataaaaacaatgtatataaaatatgtgatTTCTGTTCACATGCAGTAACAAATCCATTTTTTCctaatgatttaaaaaaaaatgaattaaatttattaaaatatgagaTAGAGCGTGATAcaacaatatattatagaCCCCCAGAATTGATAGACTTATATTCAAATGGAGAAATATCTACAAAAGTAGATATATGGATGGTTGGAtgtgtattatatttattattatttggtgTTCATCCATTTCAAGGTAGTATATCACCAAAAATTAGTAGAAgcaatgatgaaaatgcaGATATAAATCccagtaataataatagttttTTGTCGATTTTAAATGGAAGTTTTGTTATTCCATATGTTgcaaaatattcaaaaagaattatatcaatattattaatgaCATTGGATAAGAATCCACAAGTCCGAATTTCGTCATCGAcacttttattaattttagaaaattatGGGGATTTAAAATCATGgtttatgcatataccttcagatattaaaaaattggttaataaaatttttgaaaaaataaatgaacttaatgctaataataaaaatgatgaactTATTGAAGTTTCAAGtgataaaacaataaacattaaaattaaatcgcatagatataaacaaaatttaaataaaaattcaaaaaatggtATTACACCTGTTGGTAGTGCTAGTGGTggttttttgaaatattttactcccgttatgtttaaaaaaaaaacatctGATTTGATTCTGtcagaaaataaaaatgataacactaataaaattgaatcCGATACCAAAAAAGAGGAAGAAAAGGTTGAGGATAAGACAAATGATTCTACTACAAGTGCTGATAATTCAAATTTAGATAGtaacaaaaatgaaaaggaaAGTGCAAAATTGTTAAGCATCGAAAGTATTCCAAAGGAAGACTCTATAGTGTCacttacaaatataaatgataattcaAATGTAGAAAAGGAAGAACCACTTATTAAAAACTTAGagagtataaaaaatgttgatAATGAAATGAATTTATTCGATTTAAATGATACAATAAATACGAATCCGAATGATGATAGTAAGAATGGAGAAAGTACAACCATTAATAGTGAAGGGGAAATGAATTATGagaattttaattttgcatTTAATTCTGGTAGTTTcattgatgaaaaaaatattgatttatttgaaatgGGATATAATGTAAACTCATCacatttacataaaaataatatgagtattcctttttttgataCATCTTTTGTAgcagacaaaaaaaataataatactgttcataaacaaaatcaaaattttattaatgaaaCGGTATTAAAAGACTCTTTATTTAGTAGTGATTATTCTTcgttaaataatatttcagattattttgataaaagtaattcaaattataataacaatggatttaataatatgtcCTATTTTGATGATATAAAGAATGATTCAACAggttttttccattttgatatttcaaataataaaaatgaaataaaatattcttacGATACTAATGATATTATTTCTGACAATccgaaaaacaaaaattttatagcatcagataaaaatgataaattttcCGAACTCCTCGATGAGTTTCAAAAGATATCAATCAAATGA